In Streptococcus gallolyticus subsp. gallolyticus DSM 16831, the sequence TTATTGGGGTCCACAAATTTCCAACTTTAAAGCTTGGAATCAGGCACCGAATCAAAAAAAGACATTTGCTGTCTTTAGTGATTTTGATAATCCAACCGAATCACTCGAATACTATCCTCATGAATTTTCCTTACCTTATCAGGGAGATTATATGGAACCTAGCCTTGAGCTTACCTTAGCTAATCTTTCTCAGATTGTCCATTTTCATTTCCAATCCTATAAGATTATGGAGGGGACGCCTGCATTAGATGGTTTGCCACACGCTAGAAACAATCAGGACAGTCCTGCTCAAACTTTGATAGTGACTTTTGTAGACGAACAAGCCCAACTGACAATGGAACACTATTACACCATTTTTCAGCAGCATGATATTATCCTTCGTTCCTACAAACTAATTAACCATGGAATAAATTCTGTGATAATCAATAAGTTCATGAGTTCTTCTATTGATATTCCCTTCGATAATCAAGTGCTAACAAGTTTTTCTGGCTCACATCAGGCTGAATTTCAATTGCAGAAGAAAGAAATTCATCCAGGACGCAGCATTCAGTCTACACGCAGAGGGGCTAGCGGCCCCCAGTACCCACCTTTTCTGGCTATTTCAAATGCCAACACAGATGACTTCTCAGGTGAAGTAAAGGCCATGACTCTGATATATAGTGGTGAACACGCTGAATCTGTAGAGCGTAATCAGTATGACTTTGTTCGCCTGCAAATCGGTCTAAATCCAGACAGTTTCTCTTGGAAACTCGAGCCAAATGATCATTTTCAAACACCTCAAGCCGTCCTCGCTTATAGCCAAGCTGGTTTCAATGGTATGTCTCAAGAATTTCATCACTTTACGAGAGACCATCTTGTCCCACCTCAATTCGCCAATCGATTTGCTCCAATTTTAGTTAATAGCTGGGAAATGACATACTTTGATGTCAATCATGAAAAGATGGTTTCACTAATCTCAAAAGCTGCTCAACTGGGATTCGAGGCTGTTGTTTTGGATGACGGTTGGTTCCTTGGAAGAGAGAATAGTCGTTCTTCTCTTGGTGATTGGACAGTGGATAGAGAGAAATTTCCAGATGACCTTCACCCCCTCATTCAAGCCTGTCATGAACAGGGCTTGCAATTCGGTATCTGGTTTGAACCAGAAATGATTTCGCAAAAAAGTATTCTAGCTCAAGAAAAACCTCACTGGATTGTACGCTCAAAAAACCATCCCCCTCTCTACAGTCGTCATCAGTATTGTCTAGATTTAAGCCAGATAGAAGTGCAAGATTGGTTAATTGAAACCTTATCTCAATTTATCTCAGCCTACAAGGTTGATTATATCAAATGGGATATGAATCGACATC encodes:
- a CDS encoding alpha-galactosidase: MTHIHFDSETNYFYIQNSRMTYIIELYQNRHLLHRYWGPQISNFKAWNQAPNQKKTFAVFSDFDNPTESLEYYPHEFSLPYQGDYMEPSLELTLANLSQIVHFHFQSYKIMEGTPALDGLPHARNNQDSPAQTLIVTFVDEQAQLTMEHYYTIFQQHDIILRSYKLINHGINSVIINKFMSSSIDIPFDNQVLTSFSGSHQAEFQLQKKEIHPGRSIQSTRRGASGPQYPPFLAISNANTDDFSGEVKAMTLIYSGEHAESVERNQYDFVRLQIGLNPDSFSWKLEPNDHFQTPQAVLAYSQAGFNGMSQEFHHFTRDHLVPPQFANRFAPILVNSWEMTYFDVNHEKMVSLISKAAQLGFEAVVLDDGWFLGRENSRSSLGDWTVDREKFPDDLHPLIQACHEQGLQFGIWFEPEMISQKSILAQEKPHWIVRSKNHPPLYSRHQYCLDLSQIEVQDWLIETLSQFISAYKVDYIKWDMNRHLVEHESQRTILGSPKEFAHRYMLGLYRIVDIITKRFPDLLIENCSSGGGRLDYGMLYYFPQTWASDNTDGFDRQSIQGGVSYLFHPYQITGHVSVTPNHQTQRHTPFQTRLDLASATNMGYELNLLEFSEEEEKRVAEHIKEYKQRRNLIKHGNFYRLMSPFTNDQTTWLFESQDKSQYQLIAFNNIFKVSKQHFILKIPYLDHDANYVDQFGREFSGAELAYSGIHIPFGASDFQSYILELSVVK